In one Cyanobacteria bacterium GSL.Bin1 genomic region, the following are encoded:
- a CDS encoding 1-deoxy-D-xylulose-5-phosphate reductoisomerase → MKLITIIGSTGSIGTQTLEIAAQYPEEFKIVGLAAGNNIELLARQVEQFRPQIVATCYEEKLPELQAALAGLDYEPILLAGEEGVVEVAQYGDAESVVTGIVGCAGLLPTLAAIKAGKNIALANKETLIAGAPVVLPLVEKHGVKLLPADSEHSAIFQCLQGVPEDGLRRILLTASGGAFRDLPVEQLPTVKVADALKHPNWSMGQKITIDSATLMNKGLEVIEAHYLFGVDYDQIDIVIHPQSIIHSLIELQDTSVLAQLGWADMRLPLLYALSYPDRLYTDWEPLDLVKAGSLTFKDPDHDKYPCMQLAYHAGKAGGLMPAVLNAANEQAVSLFLEEKIGFLDIPRLIEQVCDRAANYNTQTPSLEDILTVNQQARQDVLSAAQSLKTVTA, encoded by the coding sequence GTGAAATTAATTACGATTATCGGCTCAACGGGTTCAATTGGGACGCAAACCTTAGAAATTGCCGCGCAATATCCTGAAGAATTTAAGATTGTTGGACTGGCAGCTGGAAATAATATCGAATTATTAGCCAGACAAGTGGAACAGTTTCGTCCCCAAATTGTTGCTACCTGCTATGAGGAAAAATTGCCGGAATTACAAGCAGCGTTAGCGGGCTTAGATTACGAACCGATTCTCCTGGCTGGGGAAGAGGGCGTGGTGGAAGTGGCTCAATATGGTGATGCCGAAAGTGTGGTCACGGGGATTGTCGGCTGTGCTGGTTTATTGCCCACTCTCGCAGCAATCAAGGCCGGAAAGAATATTGCTTTGGCCAATAAAGAAACCTTGATTGCCGGGGCACCAGTGGTTTTACCTTTAGTAGAAAAACATGGGGTGAAGTTACTTCCTGCTGACTCCGAACATTCTGCGATTTTTCAATGCTTACAAGGCGTACCGGAAGATGGATTACGACGGATTTTATTAACGGCGTCTGGTGGGGCATTTCGTGACTTACCGGTAGAACAGTTGCCAACGGTTAAAGTTGCTGATGCCTTGAAACATCCCAACTGGTCGATGGGTCAGAAAATTACCATTGATTCGGCAACTTTAATGAATAAAGGCTTAGAAGTGATTGAAGCGCATTATCTCTTTGGAGTCGATTATGACCAAATTGACATCGTGATTCATCCTCAGAGTATTATTCATTCCCTGATTGAGTTACAAGATACATCTGTTCTCGCACAGTTGGGGTGGGCAGATATGCGTTTACCCTTACTTTATGCCCTTTCCTATCCGGATCGCCTCTATACCGATTGGGAACCCTTAGATTTAGTGAAAGCGGGAAGCTTGACCTTTAAAGACCCGGATCATGATAAATATCCATGTATGCAACTGGCTTATCATGCTGGCAAAGCTGGTGGGTTAATGCCGGCTGTTTTAAATGCGGCAAATGAGCAAGCAGTGAGTCTATTTTTAGAAGAAAAAATCGGCTTTTTGGATATTCCGCGTCTCATTGAACAGGTCTGCGATCGCGCTGCTAACTATAATACCCAAACTCCAAGCCTTGAAGATATCCTAACAGTCAATCAACAAGCCAGACAAGATGTTCTCTCTGCCGCCCAATCCTTAAAGACGGTAACTGCGTGA
- a CDS encoding HAMP domain-containing protein, with translation MNTIREILARWWSEFTLQTRLMAVGTLVVSLVMSGLTFWAVNTIQQDARMNDTRFGRDLGLLLAANIAPLVAEDDLTEVALFSGRFYSSTSSVRYILYAEPDGKIRFGIPFSEAEGDNTLTIQRRIQLPDSYSPDSEQPLVRQHPTPNGEVTDVFVPLSYENEYLGVLAVGINPNPTVVASSNLTRDVTIAVFISIWAMVILGAVFNALTITKPIKELLVGVRNIAAGNFKQRIELPLGGELGELISSFNYMAERLARYEEQNIEELTAEKAKLETLVSTIADGAVLIDTNLHVMLVNPTAERIFGWEGREMTGENVLHHLPHEVNMEISGPLQEVIAKASAEGNDGEDGEENDPVEDSYKEGGEFRITLTTPHERTVRIMLTRVLDQYRETIKGLAITVQDITREVELNKAKSQFISNVSHELRTPLFNIKSFIETLSEYGEELTQEERKEFLQTTNSETDRLTRLVNDVLDLSRLESSKVYQMGAVDLNQPIEQTLRSYHLNARDKEIELLQEVQPDLPPVMGNYDLLLQVFANLVGNALKFSKPGGKVMIRAYLLDPEDHPYQPSPQVRVEVADTGIGIDNEDQEAIFDRFFRVENQVHTLEGTGLGLSIVRNIVEKHHSMVRLVSELGVGTTFWFDLLVDESALVKNEDGQATLKDEQLIMNSESN, from the coding sequence TTGAATACAATCAGAGAAATTCTTGCCCGTTGGTGGTCAGAATTCACGCTGCAAACTCGTTTAATGGCTGTGGGAACGCTCGTGGTTTCTCTAGTGATGAGCGGCTTAACGTTTTGGGCGGTCAACACCATTCAACAAGATGCACGGATGAACGATACTCGTTTCGGTCGGGATTTAGGACTGCTTCTCGCTGCCAATATTGCGCCCCTGGTTGCTGAAGATGACCTGACTGAGGTGGCTCTTTTTTCAGGCCGGTTTTATAGTAGCACTTCTAGTGTCCGTTACATTCTCTACGCCGAACCGGATGGGAAAATTCGGTTTGGCATTCCCTTCTCAGAAGCGGAAGGAGATAATACCCTAACCATCCAACGGCGCATCCAACTCCCCGATAGTTATTCTCCTGATTCGGAACAACCGTTAGTGCGTCAACATCCCACACCGAATGGGGAAGTGACGGATGTTTTTGTTCCTCTCAGCTACGAGAATGAGTATTTAGGCGTTCTCGCGGTGGGAATTAACCCCAACCCAACCGTGGTTGCTTCCTCGAACTTAACGCGGGATGTGACAATTGCAGTTTTTATCTCCATTTGGGCGATGGTCATTTTAGGTGCGGTGTTTAATGCATTGACCATTACTAAGCCTATTAAAGAACTATTAGTAGGGGTGAGAAATATTGCTGCCGGGAACTTCAAGCAACGGATCGAACTCCCTTTAGGCGGAGAGTTAGGGGAACTGATTTCTAGCTTCAACTACATGGCAGAACGGTTAGCCCGGTATGAAGAACAAAATATTGAAGAACTGACAGCAGAGAAAGCGAAACTAGAAACACTAGTTTCTACCATTGCTGATGGTGCAGTTCTCATTGATACAAATCTGCACGTGATGTTAGTCAACCCCACCGCCGAACGGATTTTTGGCTGGGAAGGACGAGAAATGACAGGAGAAAATGTACTACATCATCTTCCCCACGAAGTCAATATGGAAATTAGCGGTCCCTTACAAGAAGTCATTGCTAAAGCCTCAGCAGAAGGAAATGATGGAGAAGATGGAGAAGAGAACGATCCGGTTGAAGACTCCTATAAAGAAGGGGGAGAATTTCGGATTACCCTCACTACCCCTCATGAACGAACGGTACGGATTATGCTGACTCGCGTTTTAGACCAATATCGCGAGACGATTAAGGGGCTTGCCATTACCGTGCAAGACATCACCCGGGAAGTCGAGTTAAACAAAGCCAAAAGTCAATTTATCAGCAACGTTTCCCACGAACTGAGAACGCCATTATTCAACATTAAGTCGTTTATTGAAACGCTCTCTGAATATGGAGAAGAACTGACACAAGAAGAACGGAAAGAGTTTTTGCAAACTACAAATAGTGAAACGGATCGACTCACCCGCTTAGTTAATGATGTTCTTGATTTATCTCGTCTAGAATCTTCAAAAGTCTATCAAATGGGTGCGGTGGACTTAAATCAGCCCATTGAACAAACGTTGCGGAGTTATCATCTCAACGCAAGAGATAAAGAAATTGAACTTTTGCAAGAGGTACAACCGGATCTCCCGCCGGTGATGGGCAATTATGATTTGCTGTTACAAGTCTTTGCCAATTTGGTGGGAAATGCCTTGAAATTCAGCAAACCGGGCGGAAAAGTGATGATTCGTGCTTATTTACTTGATCCAGAGGATCATCCCTATCAACCCAGTCCGCAAGTCCGAGTGGAAGTTGCTGATACTGGAATTGGCATTGATAACGAAGACCAAGAAGCAATCTTTGACCGCTTTTTCCGCGTGGAAAATCAGGTCCATACCTTAGAGGGAACCGGGTTAGGTCTATCCATTGTCCGCAATATTGTGGAGAAACATCATAGTATGGTGCGCTTAGTGAGTGAGTTAGGGGTCGGAACGACGTTTTGGTTCGATTTGTTAGTGGATGAATCGGCGTTAGTGAAAAATGAGGATGGACAAGCCACCCTGAAAGATGAACAATTAATAATGAATTCCGAATCGAATTAG
- a CDS encoding glyoxalase: MKTPIFHLAIPVKDITVAKTFYVDGLGCEVGRETDRAAILNFYGHQLVTHTTTEELTPQKGIYPRHFGMIFPSEEDWEAVWKRATAQDLTFYQSAKHRFPGELTEHRTFFLQDPFYNLLEFKYYRYAEAIFGGRNLTAVGERN; the protein is encoded by the coding sequence ATGAAAACGCCCATTTTTCATCTCGCAATTCCCGTTAAAGATATTACCGTAGCCAAAACGTTTTATGTCGATGGCTTAGGCTGTGAAGTGGGAAGAGAAACAGATCGCGCTGCCATTCTCAACTTCTACGGACATCAACTGGTTACCCACACCACAACTGAAGAATTAACCCCCCAAAAAGGAATTTATCCCCGACATTTTGGCATGATTTTTCCCAGTGAAGAGGATTGGGAAGCAGTCTGGAAACGAGCAACTGCTCAGGATTTAACCTTCTATCAATCAGCAAAGCATCGCTTTCCGGGGGAACTTACTGAACATCGAACCTTCTTTTTACAAGATCCCTTTTATAACCTGCTGGAGTTCAAATACTATCGTTATGCCGAAGCCATTTTCGGTGGGCGCAATTTAACTGCAGTGGGAGAAAGAAATTAA
- a CDS encoding cation diffusion facilitator family transporter: MTTNDNRPQVRRVLILTLILNLLVMGLKVVVGFFTGSLSIQADALHSFTDSANNVLGLVSNQFASPQPDREHPYGHQKYEALGALGVAAFLGITCFEILQRIIERLIEGAAVIELSSWELWLLIIVLGINIFVAFYERRIGLQLDSPILVADSYHTMGDVWITLVVILGLVGMWQAQIWEISQLQWLDVILAFPVALLVLKSGWKVLRENLPWLVDEIAIPPEVIYRIVMQVPGVINCHNIASRGVVGRQVFIEMHMIVDSDDVEAAHDITEAVEQKLEEYFSPARILIHIEPPEYESNQISFSDDSQEAN; encoded by the coding sequence ATGACGACGAACGATAATCGCCCCCAAGTCCGCCGAGTCCTCATTCTTACCCTCATCCTCAATCTGTTGGTCATGGGACTCAAGGTCGTGGTGGGTTTTTTTACCGGTTCGTTAAGTATTCAAGCGGATGCCTTGCATAGTTTTACGGATAGTGCGAATAATGTTTTGGGCTTAGTGAGTAATCAGTTTGCGTCTCCTCAGCCCGATCGCGAACATCCTTACGGACACCAAAAATATGAAGCATTGGGGGCATTGGGCGTTGCTGCCTTTTTAGGTATCACTTGCTTTGAAATTCTCCAGCGCATCATCGAGCGTCTGATTGAAGGGGCTGCTGTCATTGAGTTGAGTAGTTGGGAACTATGGTTGTTAATTATTGTCTTAGGGATTAATATCTTTGTTGCCTTTTACGAACGTCGGATTGGACTCCAGTTAGATAGTCCGATTTTGGTAGCGGATTCTTACCATACAATGGGCGATGTTTGGATTACCCTGGTTGTTATTTTGGGCTTGGTGGGAATGTGGCAAGCTCAAATCTGGGAGATCTCGCAATTGCAATGGTTAGATGTCATTCTTGCGTTTCCGGTTGCCCTTTTAGTCCTCAAGAGTGGCTGGAAAGTTTTACGAGAGAATTTACCGTGGTTAGTGGATGAAATTGCCATCCCTCCAGAAGTGATTTATCGGATTGTCATGCAAGTCCCAGGTGTCATTAATTGTCACAATATTGCGTCTCGAGGCGTGGTGGGGCGACAAGTGTTTATTGAAATGCACATGATTGTGGATAGTGATGATGTGGAAGCGGCGCATGACATTACTGAAGCGGTAGAACAAAAATTAGAAGAATATTTTAGCCCGGCGCGAATTCTGATTCATATTGAACCCCCTGAATATGAATCGAATCAAATTAGTTTTTCTGATGATTCACAAGAAGCGAATTGA
- a CDS encoding DUF1565 domain-containing protein — translation MNPLTCASIYLSLTVSAVLPIFVAPTITQSVQAQTTETILYVDANTGNDETASGTRDSPYQTLTQAIAAAPANAVIQLANGTYSEDTGETFPIVVKKPLEIRGHPSSQGYQVKIQGGGEFYSPTGAGQSVAIALLEDSTLTGVSVTNQRDRGIGVWIEGASPTLIKNTFERNDNTGVAVNGKGAAVIQDNYFYSNSGNGMVIYGQSQPTVENNTFERTGFGISITQEASPELIGNEIKHNRIGVMVEGNAQPILRENLIALSTEDGLVAITNSRPNLGTSDAPGGNIFRSNRGQAIKNLTKTYTIPASGNQIAGETTGQIDLSATVAETAPIPRDPLPLAETPNQDPSTNESNAAERAPIPLNRNLSPLPATSNQGTATNESDSDSSSGELVWTAPNYVPPANSESNTPLPPLNRSLSSSPSESQRALPPSQPLSLDPPPPESVPSHNTSNANNTTTNASSNRSSGRSLEELLVLEPNASPPNSSPRRNANSLPVPSGNIPTGQPFRPGASPEERVTAVGGQYRVIVEITQASDQRRVQEIVPQAFASRYQGRPVMQVGIFRTTANAEEIRQKLRQAGLQVQVIAVSNDQ, via the coding sequence TTGAACCCTCTCACCTGCGCCAGTATTTACCTTAGCTTAACCGTCAGCGCTGTGCTGCCAATATTTGTGGCCCCGACGATAACCCAGTCAGTGCAAGCGCAAACGACAGAAACAATTCTTTATGTTGATGCCAATACGGGCAACGATGAAACCGCAAGCGGCACTCGCGACAGTCCCTACCAAACCTTAACGCAAGCAATTGCAGCCGCCCCTGCCAATGCCGTGATTCAATTAGCCAATGGCACCTATAGCGAAGACACCGGAGAAACCTTCCCCATTGTGGTAAAAAAGCCCTTAGAAATTCGTGGGCATCCCAGTAGTCAAGGGTATCAGGTAAAAATTCAGGGGGGAGGGGAATTTTATAGTCCCACTGGGGCGGGGCAAAGTGTTGCCATTGCCCTGTTAGAAGATAGTACCCTCACCGGCGTCAGCGTCACCAATCAGCGCGATCGCGGAATTGGAGTTTGGATTGAAGGAGCCAGTCCAACGTTGATCAAAAATACCTTTGAACGGAATGATAACACTGGAGTAGCCGTCAATGGCAAAGGGGCAGCTGTTATCCAAGATAACTATTTCTACAGTAATTCTGGCAATGGCATGGTGATTTACGGACAAAGTCAACCCACAGTTGAAAATAATACCTTTGAACGCACCGGGTTTGGCATTAGCATTACCCAAGAGGCAAGCCCCGAGTTAATCGGTAATGAAATTAAGCATAATCGCATTGGTGTCATGGTAGAAGGGAACGCCCAACCGATTCTTCGAGAGAACCTAATTGCCCTCTCCACAGAAGATGGACTCGTCGCCATCACCAATTCACGCCCCAACCTCGGTACATCCGATGCGCCCGGTGGCAATATTTTTCGCAGTAACCGCGGGCAAGCAATTAAAAACTTAACCAAAACTTACACGATTCCTGCCAGTGGGAATCAAATTGCGGGAGAGACGACCGGTCAAATCGATCTCAGCGCAACCGTTGCTGAAACTGCCCCCATTCCCCGTGATCCATTACCCCTTGCCGAAACGCCGAACCAGGATCCCTCGACCAACGAATCCAACGCTGCTGAAAGGGCTCCCATTCCCCTCAATCGTAATTTATCACCTCTCCCTGCAACCTCTAATCAAGGTACCGCTACTAACGAATCCGACTCTGATTCCTCCTCTGGAGAATTGGTCTGGACGGCACCGAATTATGTTCCCCCCGCTAATTCGGAATCTAATACCCCACTCCCCCCACTCAATCGCTCATTATCATCATCTCCTTCCGAGTCTCAACGGGCACTTCCTCCTAGCCAACCCCTCTCCTTAGACCCTCCCCCTCCAGAATCAGTTCCTAGTCATAACACTAGTAACGCAAATAATACAACGACTAATGCGAGTTCTAACCGTTCTAGCGGTAGAAGTCTCGAAGAACTCTTAGTTTTAGAACCCAATGCTTCGCCGCCCAATTCCTCCCCTCGCCGTAATGCCAATTCCTTACCTGTTCCCAGTGGGAATATCCCTACTGGACAGCCGTTTCGTCCGGGTGCGTCACCGGAAGAGCGAGTCACGGCTGTCGGGGGACAGTATCGCGTGATTGTAGAAATTACTCAAGCCAGTGATCAACGTCGTGTTCAAGAGATTGTTCCTCAAGCCTTTGCAAGCCGTTATCAAGGACGACCAGTTATGCAAGTGGGCATTTTCCGCACCACAGCCAATGCTGAAGAAATTCGTCAAAAGTTACGACAAGCGGGGTTACAAGTCCAAGTTATCGCAGTGAGTAACGATCAATGA
- a CDS encoding glycerol acyltransferase: MTYPPFSGWSLDERDPKTIQTWLAGFQWFYDHYFQAETEGWEHIPASGGALLVGSHNGGLAAPDTMITIYDWFQHFSTERPAYGLMHSHMWKAYRPIAQIASRMGAIQANPRLAIPALRREACVLVYPGGGKDVFRPYWERDQIKFFDQQGFIKLALQEKVPIVPVVSWGAHETLFVLADIYEPMKAFLETFDLPWLFNLDPEVFPIYLGLPWGVAFGPLINIPLPAKIRVRLCPPIVFERYGRDAAKDLDYVQQCYDTVVEQMQRQLNQLIAESS; the protein is encoded by the coding sequence GTGACCTATCCTCCTTTTTCCGGCTGGTCACTAGATGAACGTGACCCGAAAACCATTCAAACTTGGCTCGCTGGGTTTCAGTGGTTTTATGACCATTATTTTCAAGCAGAAACAGAGGGGTGGGAACATATCCCAGCTTCAGGGGGCGCACTACTGGTGGGTTCCCATAACGGCGGACTGGCTGCTCCTGATACGATGATTACCATCTATGATTGGTTTCAGCATTTTAGCACCGAACGACCCGCCTATGGACTGATGCATTCTCATATGTGGAAAGCGTACCGCCCCATCGCCCAAATTGCCAGTCGCATGGGTGCGATACAGGCCAATCCGCGCCTGGCGATTCCCGCTTTACGCAGAGAGGCTTGTGTTTTAGTGTATCCAGGTGGCGGAAAGGATGTCTTTCGTCCGTATTGGGAACGCGATCAGATTAAATTTTTTGATCAGCAAGGCTTTATCAAATTAGCATTGCAAGAGAAGGTTCCGATTGTTCCTGTGGTGTCTTGGGGCGCTCATGAAACGTTATTCGTTTTAGCGGATATTTATGAACCGATGAAAGCCTTTCTGGAGACGTTTGACCTCCCTTGGCTATTTAACCTTGATCCAGAAGTATTTCCCATTTATTTGGGCTTGCCGTGGGGGGTGGCATTTGGTCCCTTGATCAATATCCCCCTTCCCGCCAAAATTCGGGTGCGCCTTTGTCCACCCATTGTCTTTGAGCGTTATGGACGAGACGCCGCCAAAGACTTGGACTATGTTCAGCAGTGCTATGACACTGTGGTGGAACAGATGCAAAGGCAGCTCAATCAGTTAATTGCCGAATCTAGTTGA
- a CDS encoding 5-(carboxyamino)imidazole ribonucleotide synthase, with the protein MSQRVGVIGGGQLAWMMGQAAQKLGVSLWVQAVNPDDPAVAVAEESIIAPLSDLEATEKLAQNCDVITFENEFIDQAGLSRLRDQVLFRPSLSSLAPLLDKYEQRCYLQELGLPVPAFKNVIAGETDFPVDELPVVAKVRRHGYDGQGTFIIDDEWSLDQVWEQLKGEQVLLENFIPFECELAVMAARGVNGETVVYPIVETYQHHQVCQRVIAPARISETLEAEISAIAQTLLSALDWIGIFGIEFFLTEDHHILVNEIAPRTHNSGHYTLDACEVSQFAMHLKAVTGEMLTPPQMKAAAAVMVNLLGYESATEQYLEKRKQLEVLPNTHVYWYGKTQARPGRKLGHVTVLGESIAEASAIADQVSEIWYPHDDER; encoded by the coding sequence ATGAGTCAACGTGTCGGTGTAATTGGCGGCGGACAACTTGCCTGGATGATGGGACAAGCGGCGCAAAAACTAGGCGTCTCTCTGTGGGTACAAGCAGTAAATCCGGATGATCCGGCGGTGGCGGTAGCAGAGGAAAGTATTATTGCCCCCTTATCTGATTTAGAGGCAACCGAAAAATTGGCTCAGAATTGTGATGTGATCACGTTTGAAAATGAGTTTATTGATCAAGCAGGATTGAGTCGCTTGCGGGATCAGGTATTATTTCGTCCCAGTTTGTCTTCTCTGGCGCCGTTGTTGGATAAGTATGAACAACGCTGTTATTTGCAGGAATTAGGCTTACCGGTTCCTGCATTTAAGAATGTGATTGCAGGAGAAACCGATTTTCCGGTTGATGAATTACCCGTTGTGGCCAAGGTCCGACGTCATGGCTACGATGGACAGGGAACGTTTATTATTGATGATGAATGGTCTTTGGATCAGGTATGGGAACAGTTAAAAGGTGAGCAAGTTCTCCTAGAAAATTTTATTCCCTTTGAGTGTGAGTTGGCGGTCATGGCAGCGCGCGGGGTAAATGGGGAAACAGTGGTGTATCCAATTGTGGAAACCTATCAGCATCATCAAGTGTGTCAGCGGGTGATTGCACCGGCACGGATTTCTGAAACATTAGAAGCAGAAATTAGCGCGATCGCGCAAACCCTCCTTTCGGCACTCGATTGGATTGGCATTTTTGGCATTGAGTTCTTTCTCACCGAAGATCATCACATTCTCGTCAATGAAATTGCCCCCCGTACCCACAACTCAGGGCACTATACTCTGGATGCGTGCGAGGTTTCTCAGTTTGCGATGCACTTGAAAGCGGTTACCGGTGAAATGCTGACGCCACCGCAAATGAAGGCAGCAGCAGCCGTAATGGTGAATTTATTGGGGTATGAATCCGCAACTGAACAATATTTAGAAAAGCGGAAGCAACTCGAGGTTCTCCCGAATACTCATGTTTACTGGTATGGGAAAACTCAAGCTCGTCCTGGACGGAAGCTGGGTCATGTTACGGTTTTAGGAGAGAGCATCGCCGAAGCCAGCGCGATCGCGGATCAAGTTTCGGAAATTTGGTATCCCCATGACGACGAACGATAA
- a CDS encoding pentapeptide repeat-containing protein, whose product MINKVMQVICLLLVCIVLVLPFNAEAQTSTRFQRESLISADLSGEDLSGETLQLREVSDANLSAANLTEADLRGSIFTASVMKDANLHGANLTFTVLNGVDFTNANLSQTILEDAILSRAIFENADIAGADFTNAVLDSQQIDQLCEMASGVNEETGVATRDSLGCL is encoded by the coding sequence ATGATCAATAAAGTTATGCAAGTGATTTGTTTATTACTGGTGTGCATTGTTTTGGTCTTACCGTTCAATGCGGAAGCCCAAACCTCTACTCGCTTTCAACGGGAATCTTTGATTAGTGCCGATCTCTCAGGGGAAGATTTATCTGGGGAAACCTTGCAGCTGCGAGAGGTGTCTGATGCCAATTTAAGTGCAGCCAATTTGACTGAAGCGGACTTACGAGGTTCGATTTTTACCGCATCGGTGATGAAAGATGCCAACTTACACGGGGCTAATTTAACGTTTACGGTCCTCAATGGGGTTGATTTTACCAATGCGAATCTGAGTCAGACCATCTTAGAAGATGCCATTCTCAGCCGAGCCATTTTTGAAAATGCTGATATTGCCGGTGCTGACTTTACCAATGCGGTTCTTGATAGTCAACAAATCGATCAGCTTTGCGAAATGGCAAGCGGAGTGAATGAGGAAACCGGTGTTGCTACTCGTGATTCGTTGGGGTGTTTATGA